The Bombus pascuorum chromosome 9, iyBomPasc1.1, whole genome shotgun sequence genome has a window encoding:
- the LOC132910789 gene encoding membrane-associated guanylate kinase, WW and PDZ domain-containing protein 1-like isoform X2: MATKTEDTTSIDNTNDGESMDKEVLAISGNDETNHRIPPTYLYNSGSEQNTGISNQEQNNRNRTQATEDQLGPLPPNWEKAYTDTGEVYFIDHNTGTSHWLDPRLSKFQKRSLEECLDDELPYGWEKIDDTLYGTYFIDHVNRRTQYENPVLQAKRAQQSLGERKSPNFTRNPDKLKGQKIRTTLIKSSRGLGFTIVGGDDSVEEFLQIKSVVPNGPAWLDGKLQTGDVLVYVNDTCVLGFTHNEMVNVFKSISSGETVALEVCRGYPLPFDPNDPNTEVVTTIAVNAPDILTEDPRMYMDLDPTLQSNGRFNFLDSTFLPVHSLQNGENLATTSVNSMPDLCISDKINTIKRPSSTDILLSESSDLNDCKDSAMSSKSEFLSIAIVKGTMGFGFTIADSAHGQKVKKILDRQRCKNLMEGDILVNINDINVRNMCHSEVVQVLKDCARNEEALIHVQRTTSKSNEKKEKNSQDFFRSKTPTADIYSTQTKTVVPSRPKTPLIDTRNRPKSPPGAIRSNWNEQNENELNPLDNRYKYSEYTHSMYYNDPYKANITNLSDNFVTMTNLDDDSVRNSAKRDWVTNDKLNINNDVYSIDIPHHDNMLKQNGCLHSDYYKDLYTSQSHSQYSEQDYNVYSIGQEQNVDTGEIWDKRKETTSFEHEQPHSSSIPRYPQYSNELVCPIVPDIEWIETLVTLVRQDTGFGFRIVGGTEEGSQVSVGHIVPGGAADLDNRLNTGDLIMSVDGESVMNSSHHHVVQLMIAAAQNGRVTLGIRRRINTQDHLPENLQTHYNRQMNLQYPYDVTVTRMENEGFGFVIISSVNKAGSTIGRIIEGSPAERCGRLNVGDHILAVNHVDITNVCHKDIVNLIKDSGYSVTLTIGYPLDDCCSNTSLSQKDEPTCDGDGGQYHAVELTRGTRGFGFSIRGGREFQNMPLFVLQIAENGPASIDNRLRVGDQIIEINGINTKNMTHTEAIEIIRNGGPSVRLLVRRGCQMPSVVGALPHLYDMNI, encoded by the exons ATGGCTACAAAAACAGAAGATACAACATCTATTGATAATACTAATGATG GAGAGAGTATGGACAAAGAAGTATTAGCAATTAGTGGAAATGATGAAACTAATCATCGTATTCCACcaacatatttgtataattcgGGTTCTGAACAAAATACAGGAATATCCAATCAGGaacaaaataatagaaatcGTACTCAAGCTACAGAAGATCAATTAGGACCTCTACCACCAAATTGGGAGAAAGCATACACAGACACAGGAgaagtttattttataga TCACAATACAGGCACTTCTCACTGGTTAGACCCACGTTtatctaaatttcaaaaaaggTCTCTTGAAGAATGTTTGGATGATGAATTACCTTATGGTTGGGAAAAAATAGATGATACTCTTTATggtacatattttattgatcATGTAAATCGTAGAACTCAATATGAAAATCCTGTATTGCAAGCCAAAAGGGCACAACAAAGTttaggagaaagaaagagtcCTAACTTCACAAGAAATCCTGATAAACTAAAAGGCCAGAAAATCAGAACAACTTTGATAAAAAGTTCAAGAGGATTAGGATTTACAATTGTTGGTGGAGATGACTCAGTTGaggaatttttacaaattaagaGTGTGGTACCAAATGGTCCGGCATGGTTAGatggaaaattacaaactg GGGATGTGTTGGTATATGTTAATGATACCTGTGTTTTGGGTTTTACGCATAATGAAATGGTTAATGTTTTCAAATCAATTAGCAGTGGTGAAACTGTTGCATTGGAAGTGTGTCGTGGTTATCCTTTGCCATTTGACCCAAATGACCCAAATACAGAAGTGGTTACAACTATTGCTGTTAATGCACCAG aTATTTTAACAGAAGATCCGAGAATGTATATGGATTTAGACCCTACTCTACAAAGTAATGGTCGTTTCAATTTCCTGGATTCTACATTCTTACCAGTACATAGTCTTCAAAATGGTGAAAACCTTGCCACTACTTCTGTCAACTCAATGCCAGATCTTTGTATTTCGGATAAGATTAATACAATTAAGAGACCTAGTAGTACAGATATTTTATTGTCTGAAAGCAGTGATTTGAATGACTGTAAAGACTCAGCAATGTCTTCCAAATCAGAATTTCTCAGTATTGCGATTGTAAAGGGTACCATGGGATTTGGATTTACAATAGCAGATTCAGCTCATGGTCAGAaggttaaaaaaattttagatCGCCaacgttgtaaaaatttaatggaaGGTGATATTTTAGtcaatataaatgatattaacgTGAGAAACATGTGTCACTCAGAAGTGGTACAAGTGTTGAAAGATTGTGCTCGCAATGAAGAAGCATTGATACATGTACAGAGAACAACATCCAAAtcaaacgaaaagaaagaaaaaaattcacagGACTTCTTTAGAAGTAAAACACCGACGGCTGATATTTATAGTACTCAAACAAAGACTGTTGTACCGAGTCGACCAAAAACTCCACTTATCGATACCAGGAATCGCCCAAAGTCCCCACCCGGTGCGATCAGATCAAACTGGAAtgaacaaaacgaaaacgaattaAATCCACTCGATAATCGATACAAATATTCAGAATACACGCATAGCATGTATTACAATGATCCATATAAagcaaatattacaaatttatctgACAACTTCGTTACAATGACAAACTTAGATGATGATTCTGTAAGAAATAGCGCAAAAAGAGATTGGGTTacaaacgataaattaaatataaataatgatgtATATTCTATCGATATACCTCACCATGATAACATGTTGAAACAAAATGGATGTTTACATTCAGACTATTATAAAGATTTGTATACGTCACAATCTCATTCTCAATATAGCGAACAagattataatgtatattctATTGGTCAGGAACAAAATGTTGATACTGGTGAAATATGGGATAAACGGAAAGAGACTACCAGTTTTGAGCACGAACAACCACATTCCAGTTCGATACCGCG GTATCCTCAATATAGCAACGAGTTAGTGTGCCCAATTGTGCCTGATATAGAATGGATAGAGACACTGGTAACTTTAGTAAGACAAGATACAGGATTTGGATTTAGAATAGTTGGTGGTACCGAGGAAGGATCTCAA GTTTCAGTTGGACATATTGTACCAGGTGGTGCAGCAGATTTAGATAACAGATTAAATACAGGTGATCTAATTATGTCCGTCGATGGTGAGAGTGTTATGAATTCATCACATCATCACGTCGTTCAATTAATGATAGCTGCCGCTCAAAATGGTAGAGTCACTCTAGGAATTCGTCGTCGAATTAACACCCAAGATCATCTTCCAGAAAATCTTCAAACTCACTATAATAGACAAATGAATCTCCAATATCCTTATGATGTGACGGTTACTAGAATGGAAAATGAAGGTTTTGGTTTTGTTATCATTTCCTCAGTTAATAAAGCCGGTTCGACGATAGGTAGAATAATCGAAGGTTCACCCGCGGAAAGATGCGGCCGATTAAATGTTGGCGATCATATTCTTGCCGTCAATCATGTAGATATTACAAATGTTTGTCATAAAGACAttgtgaatttaattaaagactCGGGTTATTCCGTTACGTTGACAATTGGTTATCCTCTTGATGATTGTTGTAGTAATACGTCTTTATCTCAAAAG gATGAACCAACATGTGATGGAGATGGAGGTCAATATCATGCTGTGGAATTGACTCGTGGAACTAGAGGATTTGGTTTTAGTATTCGTGGAGGACGCGAATTTCAAAACATGCCATTATTTGTGTTACAAATTGCAGAAAATGGTCCAGCATCTATTGATAATCGATTAAGA gTTGGTGatcaaataattgaaataaatggaattaatactaaaaatatgaCACATACAGAAGCTATTGAAATTATACGAAACGGTGGACCATCCGTTCGACTTTTAGTTCGACGCGGTTGTCAGATGCCTTCAGTGGTAGGTGCTCTTCCACACCTCTACGAtatgaatatatga
- the LOC132910789 gene encoding membrane-associated guanylate kinase, WW and PDZ domain-containing protein 1-like isoform X3, whose translation MATKTEDTTSIDNTNDGESMDKEVLAISGNDETNHRIPPTYLYNSGSEQNTGISNQEQNNRNRTQATEDQLGPLPPNWEKAYTDTGEVYFIDHNTGTSHWLDPRLSKFQKRSLEECLDDELPYGWEKIDDTLYGTYFIDHVNRRTQYENPVLQAKRAQQSLGERKSPNFTRNPDKLKGQKIRTTLIKSSRGLGFTIVGGDDSVEEFLQIKSVVPNGPAWLDGKLQTGDVLVYVNDTCVLGFTHNEMVNVFKSISSGETVALEVCRGYPLPFDPNDPNTEVVTTIAVNAPEDPRMYMDLDPTLQSNGRFNFLDSTFLPVHSLQNGENLATTSVNSMPDLCISDKINTIKRPSSTDILLSESSDLNDCKDSAMSSKSEFLSIAIVKGTMGFGFTIADSAHGQKVKKILDRQRCKNLMEGDILVNINDINVRNMCHSEVVQVLKDCARNEEALIHVQRTTSKSNEKKEKNSQDFFRSKTPTADIYSTQTKTVVPSRPKTPLIDTRNRPKSPPGAIRSNWNEQNENELNPLDNRYKYSEYTHSMYYNDPYKANITNLSDNFVTMTNLDDDSVRNSAKRDWVTNDKLNINNDVYSIDIPHHDNMLKQNGCLHSDYYKDLYTSQSHSQYSEQDYNVYSIGQEQNVDTGEIWDKRKETTSFEHEQPHSSSIPRYPQYSNELVCPIVPDIEWIETLVTLVRQDTGFGFRIVGGTEEGSQQVSVGHIVPGGAADLDNRLNTGDLIMSVDGESVMNSSHHHVVQLMIAAAQNGRVTLGIRRRINTQDHLPENLQTHYNRQMNLQYPYDVTVTRMENEGFGFVIISSVNKAGSTIGRIIEGSPAERCGRLNVGDHILAVNHVDITNVCHKDIVNLIKDSGYSVTLTIGYPLDDCCSNTSLSQKDEPTCDGDGGQYHAVELTRGTRGFGFSIRGGREFQNMPLFVLQIAENGPASIDNRLRVGDQIIEINGINTKNMTHTEAIEIIRNGGPSVRLLVRRGCQMPSVVGALPHLYDMNI comes from the exons ATGGCTACAAAAACAGAAGATACAACATCTATTGATAATACTAATGATG GAGAGAGTATGGACAAAGAAGTATTAGCAATTAGTGGAAATGATGAAACTAATCATCGTATTCCACcaacatatttgtataattcgGGTTCTGAACAAAATACAGGAATATCCAATCAGGaacaaaataatagaaatcGTACTCAAGCTACAGAAGATCAATTAGGACCTCTACCACCAAATTGGGAGAAAGCATACACAGACACAGGAgaagtttattttataga TCACAATACAGGCACTTCTCACTGGTTAGACCCACGTTtatctaaatttcaaaaaaggTCTCTTGAAGAATGTTTGGATGATGAATTACCTTATGGTTGGGAAAAAATAGATGATACTCTTTATggtacatattttattgatcATGTAAATCGTAGAACTCAATATGAAAATCCTGTATTGCAAGCCAAAAGGGCACAACAAAGTttaggagaaagaaagagtcCTAACTTCACAAGAAATCCTGATAAACTAAAAGGCCAGAAAATCAGAACAACTTTGATAAAAAGTTCAAGAGGATTAGGATTTACAATTGTTGGTGGAGATGACTCAGTTGaggaatttttacaaattaagaGTGTGGTACCAAATGGTCCGGCATGGTTAGatggaaaattacaaactg GGGATGTGTTGGTATATGTTAATGATACCTGTGTTTTGGGTTTTACGCATAATGAAATGGTTAATGTTTTCAAATCAATTAGCAGTGGTGAAACTGTTGCATTGGAAGTGTGTCGTGGTTATCCTTTGCCATTTGACCCAAATGACCCAAATACAGAAGTGGTTACAACTATTGCTGTTAATGCACCAG AAGATCCGAGAATGTATATGGATTTAGACCCTACTCTACAAAGTAATGGTCGTTTCAATTTCCTGGATTCTACATTCTTACCAGTACATAGTCTTCAAAATGGTGAAAACCTTGCCACTACTTCTGTCAACTCAATGCCAGATCTTTGTATTTCGGATAAGATTAATACAATTAAGAGACCTAGTAGTACAGATATTTTATTGTCTGAAAGCAGTGATTTGAATGACTGTAAAGACTCAGCAATGTCTTCCAAATCAGAATTTCTCAGTATTGCGATTGTAAAGGGTACCATGGGATTTGGATTTACAATAGCAGATTCAGCTCATGGTCAGAaggttaaaaaaattttagatCGCCaacgttgtaaaaatttaatggaaGGTGATATTTTAGtcaatataaatgatattaacgTGAGAAACATGTGTCACTCAGAAGTGGTACAAGTGTTGAAAGATTGTGCTCGCAATGAAGAAGCATTGATACATGTACAGAGAACAACATCCAAAtcaaacgaaaagaaagaaaaaaattcacagGACTTCTTTAGAAGTAAAACACCGACGGCTGATATTTATAGTACTCAAACAAAGACTGTTGTACCGAGTCGACCAAAAACTCCACTTATCGATACCAGGAATCGCCCAAAGTCCCCACCCGGTGCGATCAGATCAAACTGGAAtgaacaaaacgaaaacgaattaAATCCACTCGATAATCGATACAAATATTCAGAATACACGCATAGCATGTATTACAATGATCCATATAAagcaaatattacaaatttatctgACAACTTCGTTACAATGACAAACTTAGATGATGATTCTGTAAGAAATAGCGCAAAAAGAGATTGGGTTacaaacgataaattaaatataaataatgatgtATATTCTATCGATATACCTCACCATGATAACATGTTGAAACAAAATGGATGTTTACATTCAGACTATTATAAAGATTTGTATACGTCACAATCTCATTCTCAATATAGCGAACAagattataatgtatattctATTGGTCAGGAACAAAATGTTGATACTGGTGAAATATGGGATAAACGGAAAGAGACTACCAGTTTTGAGCACGAACAACCACATTCCAGTTCGATACCGCG GTATCCTCAATATAGCAACGAGTTAGTGTGCCCAATTGTGCCTGATATAGAATGGATAGAGACACTGGTAACTTTAGTAAGACAAGATACAGGATTTGGATTTAGAATAGTTGGTGGTACCGAGGAAGGATCTCAA CAGGTTTCAGTTGGACATATTGTACCAGGTGGTGCAGCAGATTTAGATAACAGATTAAATACAGGTGATCTAATTATGTCCGTCGATGGTGAGAGTGTTATGAATTCATCACATCATCACGTCGTTCAATTAATGATAGCTGCCGCTCAAAATGGTAGAGTCACTCTAGGAATTCGTCGTCGAATTAACACCCAAGATCATCTTCCAGAAAATCTTCAAACTCACTATAATAGACAAATGAATCTCCAATATCCTTATGATGTGACGGTTACTAGAATGGAAAATGAAGGTTTTGGTTTTGTTATCATTTCCTCAGTTAATAAAGCCGGTTCGACGATAGGTAGAATAATCGAAGGTTCACCCGCGGAAAGATGCGGCCGATTAAATGTTGGCGATCATATTCTTGCCGTCAATCATGTAGATATTACAAATGTTTGTCATAAAGACAttgtgaatttaattaaagactCGGGTTATTCCGTTACGTTGACAATTGGTTATCCTCTTGATGATTGTTGTAGTAATACGTCTTTATCTCAAAAG gATGAACCAACATGTGATGGAGATGGAGGTCAATATCATGCTGTGGAATTGACTCGTGGAACTAGAGGATTTGGTTTTAGTATTCGTGGAGGACGCGAATTTCAAAACATGCCATTATTTGTGTTACAAATTGCAGAAAATGGTCCAGCATCTATTGATAATCGATTAAGA gTTGGTGatcaaataattgaaataaatggaattaatactaaaaatatgaCACATACAGAAGCTATTGAAATTATACGAAACGGTGGACCATCCGTTCGACTTTTAGTTCGACGCGGTTGTCAGATGCCTTCAGTGGTAGGTGCTCTTCCACACCTCTACGAtatgaatatatga